Below is a window of Prionailurus viverrinus isolate Anna chromosome A1, UM_Priviv_1.0, whole genome shotgun sequence DNA.
ATATGGCATATTTCACAGTTTAAAATGAGTTATGACAGATCACTTATGCATTACTAAGATGGGAGAATATTTACAATGGATTCATTCTTTTCTGTATAAATTGGTTATATCAGGGAGAAAgcattccttctatttttttttcttgaaagagtaCTTTGGCCATTACGGACAATTTGCCAACCTTCTATTCAATACCCAATGTACTATATTACAATGAAATCATTTGAAATCAAAGAGAAGGCTTCCTATATGGCTTCGTTGCAATCTATCAACAATCATGTGCTTCACGGCTGATGTACATTTAATAAACTACTATCTTGTttagagactaaaaaaaattaaccccttTAGCAACCACAGCTCCAAAATAATTATAGCGACACCTTCAAACGTCACTTAAAACTTGGGATTTGAAGGTGACTTTTTAGATCAAAAGGTAACGTGAAAATCTTGAAGCAGTCAATTTGGAAACCCCAGGAGCAGAATTTGGCATAACAGGACAGGTTTTCTTCTTCAGCAAACATTATCTTGGGACATTTTGgaattatttcctcttttcatcttttgtcATTTGAAGGAAACTGGGAAGTTAAATAATTATCAGAACTCAGAAATTTCAAAGCTGTTCTAAAAATTCTTGACTGAGCCCCAGAGGAATAAAAAAAGgggtcaagttttttttttccctctttataaCTAAGCTAAAGTTAGACCAAAACAAGAGACACACTGGCACGTTAATACTGGTTGACTGGGCACTTGTATGCAGTACTTATAGACCAGTAAAAGTGCTCGTTTACCTGTCTGGTGTGTAAGGGGCCCTTTGTCTTGAAGCCTCCTTGGGAACTGCACTCTGAGGCACTGAAGTGATCTGAACTAGTGGAAGAGCGTTTGGAGAGGGTGTCACAACCCCCGACAAAGGTGTTGTCCAAAGGGAGTTCCTGAATCACATGATGCTTTTTCACGGAAACCGGAGTGTCTGGTTTAAGATGAAAAGCAGGCTGTGGAGAAGCAGATTTGTAGTGCTTGGCCAGGTCAGGGCTGTTAGGCTTGAAGGTTGTTGGAGGGGCTGGGCCCCAGTCAAATCTTCCTATACTTTGCTCCTCCAGCTCAGCGGGCAGGCTTATTGTCCCATTGATAGGTTCGTGAACTGTATCGTCAGGTTTGGACTCTTCAATTGTAACAAAGTTCAAAAGAGAGCTCTTGGgagactttcttttcttccttttctttttcttgttttgtttgttctcctGGTTTGGGGACATCCACTCAGCACCTTGCTTGCTCCTCTGAGCTGCTTTGAACCTCGATGCATGGCGACATCGCACCAGGACGGTGACGAAGATCACCACTATGACCACCATGGCCCCTGCGACGATGGCAATCATGATGGTGAGATAGTCCTCATTTTGATAGGGTTGGCTACTGTCCCCTATGTTCCTATCCAGTGGGGTCTCCATAGTCCTGCGAATCAAGTCATAGATATAGGAGGCATTCCCAGCGGTGTCATTAACGTAAAGAAAAACAAGCACGAGTGTGTGCAAAGACTTAGGGTATCCCAGGTCACTTATATTGACCACCAAACGGTGCAAGCCCACATCAGTAGGCGCTGGCTTCTCTTCCAGAGTGATGTTACCTGTTACTGGATCGATCCGAAACAAGCCTTTGTTGTTCCCACTCACAATTGTATACTTCAGTTCGGCGTTCATCCCAGTGTCGATATCCACTGCAAAAACTTCTGCTACCACAGAGCCAGGAATGGCTGAGAGGGGTACCAACTTAAAAGAAGTGTTGGAAGGTGGAGAAATGACAACTGGGCTATTGTCATTGACATCCATGACATTGATAGTTACTTTTGCAGTGGAGGAACGAGGTGGTTGTCCTCCATCAGTGGCTTTGACATCAAAAGTGTAGGAACTCTGCTGCTCTCTATCAAATGAGACATTTGACTTTATGACTCCAGAATAGGGATCCAGCACAAAATTATCATTGTCATTTAGAATGGAGAGAGTCACAGCTTTATTCTCTCCAGCATCTGCATCTGTCACTGTGATTACCCCCACAGTACTATACTTTGGCAGATTCTCagacacaaaaaattgaaaatgattaTGAGTAAACTTGGGGCTATTGTCATTCTCATCCAGAACAGTAACTATCACGGCCGCTTGGCTTTGGAGGGGAGGGGTTCCATTGTCCCTGGCAGTTACTGTAAAAATGAACCGCTCCTGTTCTTCTCTGTCAAAGACTCTGGAGGCTGTCAAAACTCCTGTCTTTCGGTCCAAATCAAAGAAGGAGGCATTCGGTCCAAGCTGATAAACAATGTCCGCATTTTTCCCACTGTCTTCATCTGTGGCACTAATAGTTGTTAAGTATAACCCACGTCGGTTGTTTTCAGAAACTGACAGCTCAATTACAGGCTGGTTGAAAATTGGTGGGTTGTCATTTTCGTCCTCAAGCTTAACCCTTACCAGGGCAGTCTGATTTAAACTGGGTTTCCCAGAATCAGAGGCAACAATTTTAAAGCTGAATTCTTTGGTGCCCTCATAGTCCAACAAAGAGGAGGTCTCTAACAAATATTGGTTATCGTATACTGCCTTCAAATGAAATGGGACCTCTCTTTCAATAAAACAGATCACTTTGCCATTCACATCTGTGTCCTTATCTGAAACTGTAATTAGGGCAATCTTTGTATTGACAGGATCTTTCTCAGATAAATACACTGTGCCATTGATGGGACTTATAATGTACCTGAGGTCTATGTTAGGAGGGTTATCATTTACATCAGTGACATTGATGGTAACCGTTGCTCGAGCAGGAGTGGAGCTGCCATCACTAGCCAGCACTGTCACTTTGTGAATGGCTGTCTCCTCTCGATCTAGGGACCTCTGAACTGTAATCAGCCCAGTAGTATTATTTAAAGCAAAGAGCCTTTTGGTTGCAGGGGCGACCTGGGCACCAAAAATGTACCGGATTTCAGCATTGCTGCCTATATCTGCATCAGTGGCATGGAGCTGAATTACAGAGGTGCCCACAGGAGCATTCTCTGGAATATGCACCTCCACTTGACCCTCTTTAAACACTGGCCTGTTGTCATTTACATCACTTACTGTGACCTGCAGTATGGCCGTGCTGGATTTCTGTGGAGTGCCTCCATCCTCTACTTTGATTTTCATCACATAGGTATCTTTCTGTTCTCTGTCCAAGTTTTGCTGAACAATCAATTGCGGCCACTTCTCTCCCTCCGGAGTTTCCACGATATCCAGTCCAAAAACACTCTGCCCATTTAACAATTCATAATGCTGTACACCATTGAAGCCTGTGTCAGGATCTGTTGCTGATGGAATTGGAAAGCGGCTGTTGATCAAAGTGTTTTCTGGAATGGAAATATTGATGACAGGGGATGGAAACATGGGGGCATTATCATTGGTATCcttgacaattatttttattttgatcagcCTGAAAAAATCATTGGGGAGGATCACTACCTCAAGTTCAAAGAAACACTCGTTCTCCTCAGCATAAGAGGCTCCAGCACAGAGTTTTTCTCTGTCTATTCTATTGGAGGTTGTGAAAATTTCCCCAGTGCTACTGGATACTTTCACCAAAGGGGCATCCCCAGCTTTAGAAACCAGTCTGTAGACAAGGCTGGCACTGGTCCCTGTGGCAGCATTGATGTGAGAAATGTTCAGATCCTTTGGTATGTTTCCTATGGGCACATTTTCAGGCAATTCCTCTCTAATAGTGTAAATAAGTTCTTGAGCTATTGCGGAATCCAGCCTTAAACAGGCAATCAGAGCAGCCAACAGGTAAAAATCCCTCAGGTCCatgataatgtatttattttcttttcctggattTTAGGGTTTAAAGGTTTCCACTGAGGAATGATGCACGAATTGCAAGAGGAAGCGTGCATGGACTGGAGGATGCATTACATCTCATCGCTTATTTGGAGACAGCCACTGTCAACACAATCGTATAGACAATATTATTCTTCAGTAAACAAAAACACACAGTCATGAAATATCACAACACATTTTCCACTGCACATTAGTAAACATGGCAGTTTGCTCTGCCACTGTTTGCAAGTTAACTCTGTGGATGAAAACACTAAATATCCACTGCTTGTTGCATTTGccaggagaaaatgaaattaatctaCTTTTGAATTAAGGACAGCTGCTATTTTTACCTGAATTCACCCACACTGTTTTTCAGGACACTGTTTAATTCAAAACATGCATTCTtgttctcctcttcccctccccctgtcttACCCGCCTCCTGGCTTCTAACCCACCTCCCTTAGTTTTTTTAGGTGCAAGTGAAAAACACCAAGTATTTATCTATGGTTCCTGCTAATTGCTTTGTCACATGTCAAATGTGATGTTTTCTTCTCTGCTACACTGAGTCACCTCTTTCCTCTAAAAAGActatctcttctttcctcccagtTCCTCAACTGCCTTCTAATACAATCTTACTGGGAAGCAAGCACCCGGACATGCTGCTGCAGCATCAGAAGCAATAGTCACCGGCCACTACATAGCCTCATTGCTTAAAAGCACGATACCAACACTTCAAATTTCCTACCCAGACCTTGCTCTCATTTCTCCATATTGCCAAATTATCCCCATTTGGATTAAGAAACAcactaaaacttttaaaaatgtataatacaaGATTCCTCATCCTAGATGTGGAAGAGAGTGTGGAGATGGAAGTAAAACGCAGCTAACATTTCCATGTAACAGCACAATATTTTCTACTGaacataaaagaggaaaaaatgcagTTTCTTAACCCTGATCCCTGGTTATAATATGAGTAACATCTGCCACACATAAATACTGCAACCCAGTAACGCAGGTAAAAAGGCTTCTGTTTAGATGCTCCCCTAACTGCAATTTAAATGGGTGCAAGGCTCCAGGCAGCTACCTACTTGAGTAGAACTGGTCAGTTCCCAGGCTCTAATCTTATCTGCATTAGGCTGTACGGTAGCTGATGCCCGCGATTAGTTCCAGCAGAGTGATGCAGGTAGGGATGCAGATACAGCCTAGTAGGTGAGCTCTGCCCCAACCGTCTACCCAATTACAAACATCCCTCATCCACACTGAGGACATATCTAAACACAAAATTTACAATTGTGCATGCGAAACTTTACACTTACGTTAGTTGCCTCAACCTTTCCCCTTTCCCGGTATGCTGCAGTTAGGAATGATTTGTTCCAACACATAGAAAGCCATGCATCTGGTAGCACCAGTTTGGGGAGAAATCAGAAGCAGCAAAACGTTTCCTCCTTGTGAATTGTGTTGCTTCGGGCTGGCAAATTAGCAACTCCAGAGAACAAATTCACAGATTTGTCGTTAGTCATTCTCTTCACATTTTCGTCTCTATCACCACGGGGTCTGGGCTCTTCTggtatttaacacacacacaacatccaGTTGCACTTCTTCAGCTCAGGGGTATTTTCCACAGCATCAGGCATACCATTTCCCTCCGATGTCAATACTGCTTAAGTCTAACTTCTGGTAGGAAACGTCAGAGTTGGGGTGATGGTGATTCTCTGGCTGCTCTCCGGGATGACAGTTGCCCGAAAAATTCCTAATCGGTTATCTCTTTCGTGCTTCAGAGACTCTAAGGCGCTCCTTCCTGTcttgcatgctctccctctctcccttctcctctgcccctctctccttctccctctcctctctcctctctgaacTGAATTTCTTGATATAACTCTCAATAAGCCCAGAGGGAGGGCGTGACTGCCAgagccccgcctccggccccTGATTGGCCCGCATCTTGCGGTGCGGGCGGCTGCAGCCAGGCACGAGGGAGGGGGCGAGGAACAAGGCGCTGACTgtctcccagcctcccctcctcaGCGCCCCCTCGGCAGCCGCGAAAACCCGGAGAACTGATCCTGGCCCCGGGAGAGCCGGGCTCCAGGAGGCGCACTGAGCATGCCCAGCAGGGTTCGGCCCGGAGGGAAGTGCCGCTGCTCCCCAGGCCGGCGCGGAGGCAGCTCTCGCAGCGTGAGCCGCCCTTTGGTTTGCTCTGTGCGGCGAGGGGCAGAGAACCGCGGAGCACCGGTGGTGGGACGAGCCGGGGCGGCGCGGGAGGCAGGCGGGCAGTGCAGGCAAGGATCCGGGGAGCCTCCCACACCGCGATGGGCggatggtgggggggagggggtgcagagagggctCATCTCCGAGAGCACATTTCGCACTTGTCTTTACTAAATGGAGGGGCCAGAATGCGAAGGGAGGGAAGAGTCAAACCAGGGTATGAGACACGATATGCGCTGTCACCCCTCAGGAGGAAGCACGGGCCAACGGATCTCCGGAGAGCGTTAAACAGACAACATGCCCGGTGCTGCAACTAGAGGCTTTTGCTGGCAGGAACATTggcaagaagggcagagagggcggATAGCGAAAGGTCGGGACGGGATATTTGAATCTCAACCAGGACcggaaagaaaattaatttgcgCACTTTCTAGAAGCAGGGTGATGGAAGATGcctggggaaagggaaagtgGCAGCTTCTGGGACGCCCTTGATCAGCCCCAGGCCTGTCTGGCGTGCGGTGCAAAGTCTCGTCTCGGAGAACAGCGTGGGCCACGGCGACCTATCTTAGCTGTCCTTGCACTTCGACTCCCGCGGTGTCCAGAAACCTAGGAACCCGAGCTCGTCAGGTCGCGCGGCTGCAGCAAAACCTGCATCCAGCTCACCTAACTGCAAACTTTGCTTGTGAGAGGCTGGAAGGAGTCCCGTCCAGCTGTTCCCCAAGCTGTAgagcatttcctttccttttgcacTTCTGATTGCAACTTTACATGTAGTACTTGTCTCTCCCTGTGCATTTCTGACTCCAGTTCTGTACCAAATCCTCACAGGTTTCTCCTTTTCATACAAGAGCTAAACGGAATGACTCCGGAAAGGATCAGCCTTATTCCCTAAATATTAGCCCCCGAAGCACTGTTTTCgattgatcttttaaaattagcaAACCACGAAGATTTCTGTGGGACTCTACCCACAACGCCAGATACCTAAGTTTGAGGCATTAATAACAGTTCACTTggaacaacacacacaaaaaatgtttttgaatgaccTGTAAAagttgtctgagaaagtcttaaTGCGTGATTGAGTAACTTGTTCTAACTTAGAGGATAAAGAGTATTTGTCTTAAACCTCCGTGTTCCTCATTCTGTACTGGGCTGCAGAAGCACTAAAGACTCTGCAGTTAAGCACTATGATGGCATGTTCCTTTTGTTTCAGTACaatgttttggttgttgttgttttttttccaataagaacaacttaattttagatatttaaaagtaaaaaaggaaatcattaagcCTACCATTCTTAGATATTGTATAAATAATTCCATTATTTAACCAACTCATTTGGCATTACAATTTCCCCTCATCTGTGAAAATATAAGCTCCTTTTTATTCAAACTTTTCCTCTGGCGAATATTCACAATAAAAGTGCAGTACCTAAAAGCCCACTGTAAAATACATTGATCCCTTAtacataaaataggaaaacagtTTATTGCAAGCAATAGGTggatattgtttttaaatagccTAATGACTCTTACAATAGTATTTTGTAGGATTAGAATATATGGAATGAAAAGGTCTGCTTAGGTAtacaaaagtcaaaaaaaaattacctgataCAATGTGAATTAcaggaattcttttattttactacTGATGATTATTTTGCCATTCACAAAATCTACAGTTAAAGCTAGTGCATTGTTCCAACTGTCACCTATTTTATGCTCTGAActagtttaaaataaatgaaccatcATCCTGATACATTTACAATAAACACAGCAGCACAGGCACTTTCCAGTTCATTTCATAAGCATCATGCTATCTCACCTTCTTATTCTAATCTTACTGTAGTCATTTCAAAGTTCTGTTGTAATCGCAACACATAGCTTAGCAATAATTATTTAACCTTATTACCAAGCGTAATTGTTTCTGTTTGCTAAAGAATAGCTTGACTTGTAGTCAGAACCCATTATTATCTTATACTCAATAGACGAAATCTTAGAACACAGATGAAggttaggaagagaaaaaaaaattatcacatgaTTAAATTTACAACCATGAGACTTCAATTAATGGAAACCACAGGTCAAAGCCcccaaaaagaaatacatttagatTCTTTGCAAAGGAAATTGAACACAGAAATAAAGCTGACTTCAGTGTattctattttgtgtttatttagcaTATCTAAATCACTGAGATTCTTTAACCATACCAGTTTTAGCTCTTAAAGCCAGAACAGTTGAAGCTTATTGTTACCCTATTATATTCCAACTTATAAACTATAGACTGAGAACTACGATTAGAGATCTCATGAATATTCCTGGGAAAAAATAACTTGAGGCTTCTGACCAAAACACTATGTAAAACATGTGCATAATGAGAGCTGCTCACAATTCACCTCTACTTTTTGAAAGTTGTGTCAACAGAATTATGAACTTGGGAAATAGTAATTTTAGTTTTCGTAGGGGAAtatattgtggttttttttttactgcattttaattgtttttccttagtgaattgaataaaatattagatTTCCAATTATGACTTCCAATACAGATCTTCCAAGATGTATTCTAGACTTCCAGTTAGATCTCTTTTAACCATTATTCATCTTTGTTAGTGCATGTGTTATAGAGCCGGGAATCACGATATTCTCACCTGTGTTGTACCTGATTAGTACTTTAGGAATTATGTCATCTGGGCTATATTAAAATTGCCTTAGTGTTCTCTCTGCATTATGTAAGTCATGGGACACTTACAAAGCTAAGTCACCTTCAGCCAGCTAACTGAAAACTAAAATGCTATTACAGACTTATGTTGAAAAAGATGTCAGGTTGAAATTAttatattctgaaattttaatgttgttctgtttatatatattaaacaataGTTTCCATGTAATGGCACTTAATAACTTAAATTATGAAGTTTAATTGGATTTTCATCTGATTTTCTAGTTATCactcagcattttaaaattacatttcatatCAATTGTAAAGGCTTCTTTAAGAAACAATTTATACAAGAAACAGACTGTGGTACTTGGAATGATCAAATGAACTCAAGGATTTCAGAACTAAAACTTTCGACTCTAATATACTAGTTCTATATTGTaatcaaagttaaaaattaaaaaatatttccatgccCTATATTTCTAAAGTTCCTTTAATCTAGATGTCTTATTGTGTCTGACACAcattaatcaatcaatcacaGGGGCTCTTACCTCACAGCAGGTATTATTGTCCCAATTTCACAAAAGATGCTAGACTATTGTACCCTACTTCTGGGGGAGAATTGTGTGAAGAATACTAAGGGTTATTTGTATTATCACTGTTTAGAAAATGACAATGCAGAATTCTaacaccacaaaaagaaaattaacaccTTTTAAGCCTGTGCAAACTGGTTAAGTGTAGTAAGCTTCTTGAATAATTCTTTTGCTTCACTATTAGCTttttctttgaatacttttttttttctttaacgaaAACCTAGTTCAAGGtaatcaaatcacaaaggaaagcaGGTGACAAGAAGCTTCATTCTGTTTGAATGACTGAACTAAATTTATCCCAATTTGCTATATTTTTATGACTGATAACGATTATAGATGCCAGGTTTGTAGCTCTAacagttattacaatattaacTGACATTTTCCAGTGCCTCTATGTTATCATGActactatataaagaaaatattgaattttCAAGTTTCGTTATTGGTTTTTTAAGACATAAGGTCATATGAAGACATAGCTTTCATAACAAAGCCTTTCCCCTTTCATAGGTGGGGCTCAGGTAATCACtcaggaaaacatgaaaaagtggTTTTAAGCTAGtagatgttttttaatttgatcaCTTTAAGTCATGGAATTTCAAGTaaaatataacatacaaaactTTATTTCCTGTGTATATTTCTATTTCCCAGTTTTTATGGGCAAAAACTGTTAGATTAGAATATCAGGTATGATCTATTCacaattcatatttatataaatgtccaAAGATGCAAAAATAGCATGCACATTTGGAAGCACCTGTATTTACACTGAAAAATAGAGATAGGAAAATGTTCGAGACAAAAACCTGGTTCAAACACAACAGTATTTGCCCAAGGATAATTGGGAAAATGATTTTCTTAGATATTAGGACTTTCTCAACTTAAAATATAGAAcaagttttttattctttcagtacTTTATCAGTAAGAGTATGTTGTTGAAAACAAAACTTCCTGTTTCTTGAAACATCATTCTGGTAACTCATTCTATATCCTCCCcgcccccgacacacacacaacttcttgCTTATAaatctttcctgtgtgtgtgtgtgtgtgtgtgtgtgtgttttaagacaAACTCACATGATATTCTTCTAGGAGCCCAATTTGTTACATAATGTGCACATAAATAGACTTAATATAGGGCAGGATGGAtaagcctcatttttctcttatAATCTCCTCTCAGGAACCAAATTTAACCCACAGTCCCCTCTAATTCAATTAGGATGAGTCAGGGAGACGATGCATATTCCATTGACTCCTGTAGCTCTGGCTTAACTCCATATCACTGATAAGACCCAAGTGATGGATATAAGGATTGCTCAGCCTTTAAAAGATACTGGTATCCTTTGACTGGGACTTAAGTCAATACCACTCTGCTGACAAAagttgtgtgtatacatacaattctttaattttttcttaaatgaaaaactGATTCTGTAGTGTATACTAATACACTCCTTAAAAGGTTCTAAAATGCACATCATCTTTTCAATCCTATGCCTATGAATTTACTGTGCTCCAGCTATAAGATTGGTGAATTTTCAGAAAGGATTAAAAGAGCATCAAAGAAATTTCTTGACTTTATAGAATGGGGTTGATCTGCTTTAAAGCAAACCAGGACAcataagtgatttatttttaaaaatagtatgttACGAGACACATTACATGGAGCTTATAAGAAAGCCTAAGTATGAAAATTTTCCTGGGAAAAATATCACttgtaaaatataagaaaaagcaGTAAATGCCTCTTACAATAATTTCAAAAAGATCATAAACATTTATGTCACAAAAATATTCATGCAATGTATTGATTTTGGAGAGTAAATAGCACCATGTTTGAGAGCAACATCAGTGTATCTATGACCTAATTgcaaatttatttgttaatttctgGGAATAACAACTATACCAATAGACGTGTCTTTAACAGCTATAATGGAGTgtaatgggattatttttcagtaatatttGTCTCTCACCATGGAATTAGGCTGACTTTTTGGTATATTGCAACAGAGAAGATCCTAATGACCAAGTGACACTTCATGTAAATATCGCAATTAAGAGTATAAAGTGAGGATTACATGAAATTATTATACTCCTATGGGACAAATTTAGTGTCATTAATCTATTCATGAGTTCAttcaaaaatctatttaaaactcacactatataaaaaaaaaaacctactctACTTTTAAAAACCTCCTATATGCTCAACATAGAAATATTCAAATGTCTCAAACATAATTCAGCTGAGGCctcttactattttctttttttacagtgaGCATACTAGCCTGTGAGTCCTTTCTACTTTGCTAATACCCATGACAATATCTCTTCTTcatattttagatttaaaaaattttgcttGTGACATTATTCTTAATAGTTTAAATGCTCAGTAGCAAGTTTTTGataatattcataaatatgcCAGCAATCTAGTTGTTTTTAATCTTCACATTAGTCCAGAAGGTCTACTGAGTTTATTACTTTAAGGTTATTATAGTAAAATTGACTTTGTGATTTAAATAAGAATGAAcctgattctgtgtttctcaaacCTTAATATGAATACTAACTCTCCATATATCTTGTTAaattaaaatgcaggttctgataCATTAGTTTCGTAGTGGGAGCTGAAGTTGTACATTTCTACCAAGTTCCCAGGGGATCCTGATGTAGGTGTGGACCACACCTTAAGTAGCAAAGACCtaagaggaattttaaaaagtatcctgacacacaggaaaaaaataataataaagaccaAAAAATACTGGAGAAAGGATTATACCTTTCTGGAGAAAGGATTATACCTATACTGGAGATAGGTATAATCCTTTCTCCAgtgtttttttgcctttattattatttgagatgATAAAATACTTGTGTGGACACCTTGTGTGGACATCTCCACAGCTCACAAGACTTCCTGTTTTGGAAACGTTTTTCTCCATGTTCCATCCACATGGGCAGCAAAACATCCATGTTCACATGGTGTGGACTCCTCCCATCCTGCCAGAAGTTGATGGATCCATCCCACTCTGCCAACACTTGATTACATTTAGGAAGATATTAAATTCAAGATTGACCAGCAAACCCCACACTAAAGAACCTAGGTCTGTAACAAAGATATACCAAGATCTAATTGCTCTGAACTATGTACTCAGGAGTAATTAGAATCCGTTTTTCATTACATAGGCCAGAAAACCAAAggaagtttgagagagagcagaaaggagATGATGCATGGAAAGAACCAGAGATGAGGAACCCCTATGGTAGTGAATTACCTGGCTCCAGTTTATTGTCAGTATCCAATCATATCCCTGCCACTATGTCAGAGCTACACTTTATAGTAGCCTTTATAACAGCTATTACTTGCAACAGTGAGCCCTAATGTAAGAGCTCAGCACAGCAACTTGGTAATTTTACTTGACCCCATTCCTAACTTACCCACTGAAGGACTAATGAACTACACTAACATCACTGGCATTTTATAATTGCAAGAGAGaatacctgaaaataaaaatcaaacatatcAGTGGTTTTTAACTCGGGGTGTGCCTGGAGACCTTTTGATTACCACAACTGGAGCACGAAGAGGGGTTTGTGGGAGAGGAAAGAGTTCATGGGAGGGGCTGCTACTGTTTGCTACTGGTATCTAGTAGGTGGAGGCCAAGGGATGAGGCTAAATATTCTATAATGTACAGAACACCTTCCCtaacctctgccctccccccccacacacacaccccaaagaaTTAAATGGCCCAAAGTGGCAGTGGTGTCAAAGTTGAGGAACACTACCTTAGACGAATAgcatttgtatgttttatattatgATGTCACTTCTATTTATAATATCTAAATCACCAGAGCAAATGTTAAAATACCACTGGAGTTCATTTGATACCCAATAGGACAATGGACAAAATAGGTTACAAATTACATCTCTGAAATACTAGttgaaataggaagaaatctCTTCCAACTCAGTTGGGCCTAAACTTGGCCATTTCTGTCCATTCttgttttcagaaaattaaaggtTCATGTATATGTGAGGTATTTTTACTAGTTTTATGCTAGTGTGTCAGTTAATTTTATCTAGTGTAAGTTAAGTTTATATGcccttattatttctattatttcacagttttaaaaaatttaccccACCCACAAGTACTCTCACAAAACACGACTGCCCTAGATTTTGTTACATATCTGACACATTTGGGTTGTTCATCAGGGCAAAAATTTAAACTACAATCATTCCAAACAGAAGATGAAAACCTCCCTTGGTTATAAGATTATAATTCCCAGTAAGGCATCTATAGCTGTGTTCAAAGCATCTATAACTCTATATACAAGCCAAAAAATGAAATCCAATTAGTTGCTAAAATTTCTTTAA
It encodes the following:
- the PCDH9 gene encoding protocadherin-9 isoform X3, whose amino-acid sequence is MKIKVEDGGTPQKSSTAILQVTVSDVNDNRPVFKEGQVEVHIPENAPVGTSVIQLHATDADIGSNAEIRYIFGAQVAPATKRLFALNNTTGLITVQRSLDREETAIHKVTVLASDGSSTPARATVTINVTDVNDNPPNIDLRYIISPINGTVYLSEKDPVNTKIALITVSDKDTDVNGKVICFIEREVPFHLKAVYDNQYLLETSSLLDYEGTKEFSFKIVASDSGKPSLNQTALVRVKLEDENDNPPIFNQPVIELSVSENNRRGLYLTTISATDEDSGKNADIVYQLGPNASFFDLDRKTGVLTASRVFDREEQERFIFTVTARDNGTPPLQSQAAVIVTVLDENDNSPKFTHNHFQFFVSENLPKYSTVGVITVTDADAGENKAVTLSILNDNDNFVLDPYSGVIKSNVSFDREQQSSYTFDVKATDGGQPPRSSTAKVTINVMDVNDNSPVVISPPSNTSFKLVPLSAIPGSVVAEVFAVDIDTGMNAELKYTIVSGNNKGLFRIDPVTGNITLEEKPAPTDVGLHRLVVNISDLGYPKSLHTLVLVFLYVNDTAGNASYIYDLIRRTMETPLDRNIGDSSQPYQNEDYLTIMIAIVAGAMVVIVVIFVTVLVRCRHASRFKAAQRSKQGAEWMSPNQENKQNKKKKRKKRKSPKSSLLNFVTIEESKPDDTVHEPINGTISLPAELEEQSIGRFDWGPAPPTTFKPNSPDLAKHYKSASPQPAFHLKPDTPVSVKKHHVIQELPLDNTFVGGCDTLSKRSSTSSDHFSASECSSQGGFKTKGPLHTRQCNSHSKSDNIPVTPQKCPSSAGFHIQENEESHYEPQDEFYDQASPDKRTEADGNSDPNSDGPLGPRGLAEATEMCTQECLVLGHSDNCWMPPGLGPYQHPKSPLSTFAPQKEWVKKDKLVNGHTLTRAWKEDSNRNQFNDRKQYGSNEGHFNNGSHMTDIPLANLKSYKQAGGTIESPKEHQL
- the PCDH9 gene encoding protocadherin-9 isoform X2; this translates as MDLRDFYLLAALIACLRLDSAIAQELIYTIREELPENVPIGNIPKDLNISHINAATGTSASLVYRLVSKAGDAPLVKVSSSTGEIFTTSNRIDREKLCAGASYAEENECFFELEVVILPNDFFRLIKIKIIVKDTNDNAPMFPSPVINISIPENTLINSRFPIPSATDPDTGFNGVQHYELLNGQSVFGLDIVETPEGEKWPQLIVQQNLDREQKDTYVMKIKVEDGGTPQKSSTAILQVTVSDVNDNRPVFKEGQVEVHIPENAPVGTSVIQLHATDADIGSNAEIRYIFGAQVAPATKRLFALNNTTGLITVQRSLDREETAIHKVTVLASDGSSTPARATVTINVTDVNDNPPNIDLRYIISPINGTVYLSEKDPVNTKIALITVSDKDTDVNGKVICFIEREVPFHLKAVYDNQYLLETSSLLDYEGTKEFSFKIVASDSGKPSLNQTALVRVKLEDENDNPPIFNQPVIELSVSENNRRGLYLTTISATDEDSGKNADIVYQLGPNASFFDLDRKTGVLTASRVFDREEQERFIFTVTARDNGTPPLQSQAAVIVTVLDENDNSPKFTHNHFQFFVSENLPKYSTVGVITVTDADAGENKAVTLSILNDNDNFVLDPYSGVIKSNVSFDREQQSSYTFDVKATDGGQPPRSSTAKVTINVMDVNDNSPVVISPPSNTSFKLVPLSAIPGSVVAEVFAVDIDTGMNAELKYTIVSGNNKGLFRIDPVTGNITLEEKPAPTDVGLHRLVVNISDLGYPKSLHTLVLVFLYVNDTAGNASYIYDLIRRTMETPLDRNIGDSSQPYQNEDYLTIMIAIVAGAMVVIVVIFVTVLVRCRHASRFKAAQRSKQGAEWMSPNQENKQNKKKKRKKRKSPKSSLLNFVTIEESKPDDTVHEPINGTISLPAELEEQSIGRFDWGPAPPTTFKPNSPDLAKHYKSASPQPAFHLKPDTPVSVKKHHVIQELPLDNTFVGGCDTLSKRSSTSSDHFSASECSSQGGFKTKGPLHTRQKFSRRERKIAVLEKRNTGSKEKCW